The following proteins are co-located in the Mycolicibacterium goodii genome:
- a CDS encoding 6-pyruvoyl trahydropterin synthase family protein, with product MPSEHKCSRLHGHSYQVQVHAKGPLKDQTGWVTDFATHQRG from the coding sequence GTGCCGAGTGAACACAAATGCTCGCGACTGCATGGCCATTCCTATCAGGTGCAGGTTCATGCCAAGGGTCCACTCAAGGACCAGACGGGGTGGGTCACCGACTTCGCAACACATCAAAGAGGGTAA
- a CDS encoding HNH endonuclease signature motif containing protein yields the protein MFDHLDDGALMAAIGGSLRDESAAAARRFALIAEFVDRRSADFDDPVVYWACDDWDATAAEIAAALHVGHRVASKQMRIAVALRDRLPLVAALFAEGAMSVPVVTTLTWRTRLIDNAQVVATVDAHLASRIAEFGAMTIGELESAVDKVVDSVDPAAVMRTRTAVRNRDVRFGHPDDETGTTSVFARLTNADAVALKTCLQSMSSSACSDDPRTKAQRRSDALGVLGHAGDRLPCRCGDPECPAAGADPRGADTLIHVIAEAAAVRAAVDRYLDGDYGSNPIPFIEPQPESQPEPTPEPEPQPEPTPEPESETPAGPRQSVRPARGGAVVLGGGVLSAPLVAQLIADGAKVKELTVPDDVIAAYRPSAAMDRFVRMRDLTCRFPGCSRPAEFCDVDHTTPWPLGPTHPSNTKCLCRLHHLLKTFWTGWTDQQLPDGTVVWTSPTGRIYTTVPASRALFPQWDTTTAALPPPPTPPPATPVELAARAAMMPRRRRTRAAERARHIAAERARNEAYLAQRDRPPPDE from the coding sequence ATGTTCGATCACCTCGACGACGGGGCCCTCATGGCCGCGATCGGCGGTTCGTTGCGCGACGAATCCGCCGCGGCCGCACGGAGGTTCGCGCTGATCGCCGAGTTCGTGGATCGGCGCAGTGCGGATTTTGACGATCCGGTCGTGTACTGGGCCTGCGATGACTGGGATGCCACGGCCGCCGAGATCGCGGCCGCGTTGCACGTCGGTCATCGGGTGGCGTCGAAGCAGATGCGGATCGCGGTGGCGCTGAGAGATCGGTTGCCTCTGGTCGCGGCGTTGTTCGCCGAGGGCGCGATGAGTGTTCCGGTGGTGACGACGCTGACGTGGCGCACCCGTTTGATCGACAATGCACAGGTCGTGGCGACGGTCGACGCTCACTTGGCGTCTCGCATCGCCGAGTTCGGCGCGATGACCATCGGCGAGTTGGAGAGTGCCGTTGACAAGGTGGTCGACAGTGTGGATCCGGCGGCGGTGATGCGGACGCGGACGGCCGTGCGAAATCGCGACGTGCGGTTCGGCCATCCCGACGACGAGACGGGTACCACTTCGGTTTTCGCGCGGCTGACCAATGCCGATGCGGTGGCGTTGAAGACCTGCTTGCAATCGATGTCTTCGTCCGCGTGCTCCGATGATCCGCGCACCAAGGCGCAGCGGCGCTCCGATGCGTTGGGTGTGCTCGGTCATGCCGGCGATCGGTTGCCCTGCCGGTGCGGCGACCCGGAATGCCCTGCCGCGGGCGCCGATCCACGGGGCGCCGACACACTGATACACGTGATCGCCGAGGCCGCAGCGGTCCGCGCCGCGGTGGATCGATACCTCGACGGCGACTATGGGTCCAACCCGATTCCGTTCATAGAGCCGCAGCCTGAATCCCAGCCTGAGCCAACGCCTGAGCCTGAACCCCAGCCCGAGCCAACGCCCGAACCCGAGTCTGAAACGCCGGCCGGGCCACGCCAGTCGGTGCGGCCGGCCCGTGGTGGTGCTGTCGTCCTCGGCGGTGGCGTGTTGTCTGCGCCGCTGGTGGCGCAGTTGATCGCCGACGGTGCCAAGGTCAAAGAACTCACCGTGCCTGACGATGTGATCGCGGCGTATCGACCTTCGGCGGCGATGGATCGCTTTGTCCGGATGCGGGATTTGACGTGCCGGTTCCCCGGATGCTCGCGCCCGGCCGAGTTCTGCGATGTCGACCACACCACGCCGTGGCCGCTTGGACCGACGCATCCGTCGAACACCAAGTGCCTCTGCCGTCTTCATCATCTGCTGAAAACGTTCTGGACGGGTTGGACGGATCAGCAGTTGCCCGACGGCACTGTCGTGTGGACGAGTCCAACCGGGCGGATCTACACGACAGTTCCCGCCAGTCGCGCCTTGTTCCCGCAGTGGGACACCACGACCGCGGCGCTGCCGCCTCCACCGACACCACCACCGGCCACACCGGTGGAGCTTGCGGCCCGGGCGGCGATGATGCCGCGGCGCCGGCGCACCCGCGCGGCCGAACGCGCGCGCCACATCGCTGCCGAGCGCGCCCGCAACGAGGCGTACCTCGCACAGCGCGATCGACCGCCGCCGGATGAATAG